The sequence TTGAAGAGGCTTGGTCACAACTATTGCAAAGTGTTTGGGTTCAGTGAGAACCAGCGCGTCTTACCACGTTTGGTTTTGacagctgctcttcatctgTTGCTCTTGAAATCACAGGCAGAAGGCTTTCGAGCACACTTAGTTTTCTTAAAtaattctaatttatttttccttgaaAACTCATTTAAATCTTTTTAATGCAACAAGTTTCAGTGAATCAGTACACTCAGATTTTCCCAAACGTAGGCATTAGTtggaaggatttttttcagCATGCTTGTTAATTGCCTTAGCAGCACCAGGGTGCTTTCCTCTGGCATGTGGATGGAAAAGCTGGTGTCTTTGACAAGAatcactgatgatggactctaCTGAACTTACATCCTTGCCACTTAAACAATCAACATACCTGAATAGCATTtggtctgcagccagcagtaAGTACAGAATAAAACTGAGCAAAGTTAAACTGCACGTAAGCACTGTAACAGAGGTTAGAAGTACTTGCTAAAGGCTGCTGGAAGACAATACAGGGTTTTGGGCAAGGCACTGTTGTtagtatttaaaaaaaccaaaccaaaccaagacaaaGTTTTTATTTCTGGTGTAGGTAGGGATTTCTCTACTCTTTGGCCATAGTCTGCAGATTATATGCTCAGAAATTGTTTGGGAACTTCAGTCACAATAAAGACCACACCATGTTTTGGAAAAAACAGTATCAAATTTATTTATGCATTGCATCCCTCACCAGCCCTCCTCCCTGTGTTTTATGCTACGCAGGTATCAAAGGTGGAACGTGTACACATTTCACACCACTGGATACAAAATGTGAAGATTTATCCCCATATAGTTACAAAATGCCAGAATGTCATGTTGTGATAATGCTTGCTTTGACCAACAGAATTGAAAGGGCATTGGTATTTACTTTCAGTTATTTCACTTACGACTCCACTTCTCATCTAGTAACTAGTTCTATTAAGTTTTCTCATTCTAACAATGGTGTTtcaaggttttatttttaaacagcacTAGCTGCTAGAAAACACAGCTCTACTGATGCTTACAAATACGTCGTCTGAAAACCTTAATGAATGTCACAAGGTCTTTAGTGCTATACTGTTAATAAAAATTAGGCTTTGAAAAATTAATCGCTTATTAGAAAAAAACATGAATTAAGTAGTTTTGGCGTATTTACAGCACAAACCCCACTCAGACTTTTTCCAGTGTGCTAGAATTTTGCAACCTGGAAGGCAGCAGTTTCAAGCGCCAGAACATGGGTCTTGCCTAAATTCAGAAGGTCCTAAATCAAAGGCAGGCAAAGGTAGAAAGAACTACTGGCACCAGCATATGTATCCTCCTCCTATACTCTCCTGCAGCCATCTGCTATAGTTTGCCAGGACACTAGGCCACCTGGGCCTTTGGTCTCGCCCCATTTTTCACAGCAGAAAAAGGTTTCTAAAGGGAGAAACAAATTAGCTACAGGTGGAGCATCCAGGTTATCATTAGGGAAAACCAAATACTAGTAGTGTATTTTGTAGAACACAAGGGGATTAAGATACATGAAGGTACCAAGAATAAGCACCCAGCTTCCTGAAGTTTGGGCTGAATGAAAAGACATAATGGCTGCTAgttcaggaaagaggaaaagctaGCCTTGGTAATTTTTGCAGACAAGCCCCACCATCAAAGAGGCTACAGCAGCCCCCATGggcactgtggtggtttaggctgggtgctggcccagatgccactgcgcaggccacacctgggaggtcccaaggggtgggcccagcccagggggtggtcacagggaccaggtattccattcccataatgccctgctcccctataaaaaggccatgcggggtcttcacttcctctttcgtcccctgctgctgcctgggtaacatggcgtgagccgcctcccttgggcctgctcaggcccaaggctgggttggggggggggagaaagagccctgggggggtttgggtgtacccccaggtggggatgggatgttcttgggtatgttctgggatctctctctttgtcatggtgcttgtggctctctgtaaaactttcattgttgtttgttattgttttcctatttaaactttccatcacttttgcaatccgtttgtctgagtcgttatttctgcctgtgtggggaggggatctgccccaacccattacaggcaCACAGCTGAACCGACAGCACCACATGCCATGTCCTTAAAGGAAATCAGTAACTGACGCTGGCTTATTTCTACATCTTTGTGGAAGGTACACCAAAATTGCCTTTCTGTAATCCAGTTTGCAATTCGTATTTCCACCAGAATCTCAATTTTTAAGACTCCTGTTAAATCATAgctcaaagaagaaaaaaagaatctaTCCCCAGAGCCATCTGTGCAAATTCAGAAGAGCAACCTGCACTAGAACACAAGTGGTAGATTAAATGTTTGTAACAGAAGTCACTTGGGAAAAGTTTAACACAGATCatctcagcagaaaaaaaaatacactgagGAATTAGATTTCATATTTAAGAAGTAACAGGATCAAGTATCAAAGAACAGTTACAGCAGAATGCACAACTGTTTCATATTAAAGATGGAGTCGTTGCACAAGGAAGGTCTTCTCACCCCCCACATGCGTTTAGTCCTTCTTTGTTCGTTTGGCTTTTGCAATATTCTCTTGTcgtttttgtttcttcttctgctCTCGTTCCCTGGCCTCAATCATTTTTGCAAGCTTCCATGAAAGTGCTGCACTTATTATGAACAATGGTGTAAGGGCCAAGATCACTGTAGTTAGAAAGCCGTATGGGTCCTTTGCAGCCCACTCCACAATGTATTCAGCCCAAGCCTTAATATCAATcattttttctgttcttctcgTAGGGAAGCCCTATGGAATAATGAAAACAATTCCTGAGTATTCAGAGAAGTGTACCCAGCACAGGTATATCTCATTAAACAGCATGCTCATTTCTGGCAGGTTAAAAAGTGGCACATAGTATGTGAGAGCGTGCTACGAAGTGCTCTGACCTTACAGTGTTTACAAAATAATTTGGCATTTTCATTTGGAAACTACTTGACAGTGTCAGATACTATGTGGCAATATTCATCCCATACTACCAGTAGAAAATTactatgggggggggggaaaaggaggaaaaaaaaaagcctatgCTTGCCTGGAAAGGAAGCACGCACTCCTGGTTTGCACCAGGGAGGCATGGCAGCCGGGGAAATCCTTGAAATACCAAACTTTCAACAGCCAACGAGTCAAAACCAACGTAAAAACCGAGCAGGCGGCGAGCACCTCGGTGCCCGTGCTGGCCAGGCCCTCGGCCGGGGCAGTGCTAAACAGCCGCCACCCTGGCACCCCACACCAGCATAACCACTGTGATATCGTCGTCTCCCCGCGGCCCCGTCACGGCCGGCCGAGCGCCCCGCTCTCACCTGCTGCCGGGGAGGGGGCCCCAGCGCCGCCTCGGGCACCCTCCGGGCCTGTCGAGCGACGGAAGGCCAGCACCGAGGTCCCAGCCGTGAGGGAAAAGCGCCCGGCGCGGCCCGTCCCCAGCAACACTTGCCTCCGCTCGGCACAGGCAGCCAACCGGGAACGACGGCCGGAAGTTATCGCCGAGGCGCGGAGCAGGAGAACCGCCACGCCGCTCCTCACTTCCCTCCCGTCACCGCTCCGCGCACCGCTGGGCTGCAGGGCGCCGGCCTGCTGAGCGGAAACAGGAAGAAGGCTCTCGCTCCGCCCATGCCGGCCGGGCGCGGAGGAAACGCTGCCCCCCGCCACGCCTGGCTAGAGCGGCTCCGCGGGCcgccccacccccctcctcggccgccccacccccctcctcggccgccccacccccctcctcggccgccccacccccctcctcggCCGCGGTCCGCCAGACCTCACTGCGGAGGCGCGGCAGCGCCACGCGCGCACCGCACGTAGCGGCTGACACGCGGGGGCGCGCACGGCAGGGGACGCCGGAGTGCTGCGGCCCCTGCCGCCCGCTGCGGCCCCTGCCGCCCCGCCCGCTGCTCTGGGTCTGCCCGGGGCAGTGCTTGCCGTCGGGGGCGCCGCGCCGCCCGCATCTGCTGGGAGCCGCCCGTGTCTGCCCTCTTCGCTGCCGCGGCAGCGACCTTCCCGTTCGTTTAAAAAGAGGTGCGGCTAGGAAACAAGTTTCCGACGTGTCCGAGTGGATTTTTGACGCTGTGCAGTAGCCCTGTGGAGGCTGGTGGCCCAATGCAGCTGAAACGACTGGCAGTGCCCGGTCGACGGCTCAGGCCGCTGCGGCTTCGgcaccagctgtgctgtgtgtacGGTGGTTTAACTGGTCTCTAgctcctcctctttcccttttagtGCTCCTCGAGCGCTCGGTACGATCTGCAGACCACAGGTGACTTCCGCCAGTAGCTTGGCATGGTACCGCAAGTATCTCCATCATGTGGGACATCCTGGCCTCCtcggttggttggttggtgagcagctgcagtgcaccctgctgcagtgcgATAGCTGCTTGCGGCTACTAGAGTGTGGTTGCTGCGTGCCTCCTCGCCTGACCTCAGCAAAAGCACTCGGCCGATCGCAGCACAGGCTGGGTAACTTAAAGCCTTCAATATTCTCACACTGGAAATTCAGGTTTTCAGATTTTGCTTTACATGTGTTGCACAAATCCTTTTGCCTTTCTATACAGGTGTGCACATGCACAGTGCTGTGCATTATGACTTCAGAgcattctgttctatttaaaGGACAGGAAGCAGGCAAATAAATTTATTTTGTCAATGAGGGAATCATTGACAAAAAAGATCTGACTAATCCATAACTAATCttaccaggagaggctgaggcacatGGGGACATGGTCATGTAGCtctccccatgcagagctacaggctggggtcagagtggctggagagcagtcaggctgagagggacctgggggtgctggttgacggtagactgaacatgagcctgcagtgtgcccaggcagccaagagggccaatggcattctggcctgcatcaggaacagtgtggccagcaggagcagggaggtcattctgcccctgtacactgcactggttaggccgcaccttgagtactgtgtccagttctgggcccctcagtttaggaaggaggttgacttgctggaacgagtccagagaagagcaacaaagttggtgaggggtttggaacataagccctacgaggagaggctgagggagctggggttgcttagcctggagaagaggagactgaggggtgaccttattactctctacaactacctgaagggaggttgtagacagacggatgttggtctcttctcccaggcaagcagtaccagaacaagaggacacagtctcaggctgcgccaggggaggttcaggctggatgttagaaaaaagttctatacagagagagtgattgcacattggaatgggctgcctggggaggtggtggagtcgccatcactggaggtttttaggagaagacttgacggggtgcttggtgccgtgggttagttgtttaggtggtgttggattggttgatgggttggacgcgatgatcttgaaggtctcttccaacctggtttattctattctattctattctattctattctattctattctattctattctatgttgcTTTACAACCTACTTCAGCAGGGGAAGCTGGACTGTATGATCCCcaggggccccttccaacccctgccattctgtgattctgtatgttgAATGCAATTTTGCCTTATATGTAAAATTGCCTTTATTTGTGCACTCTCAGTGAAACCCTGTCTGTAGTGTTCACATTCTTGCAATACCTTTTCAAAACAGAATGTAATAGAATAGttcatttggaagggacctacaatgGTCATCTAGACCAACTGCTGAACCCCTTCAGAGCTGACCAAAAGTCAAAGCATGTTGTTAAGGCTATTGTCCAAATGCCTCTTAAACATTGACAGGCTTGGGCCTGATGACCTTTCTAGGGAGCCTGTTCCGGTGTTTGGTAAAGCAATGTACCAACCCAACATGTCCAGTCACTGGGCATAAGGAGAAAGAGGTCAGCACCTCTATCTCCACTCTTCTTCATAGGAGACTAGAGAGCAATGTCATTGCTCTTTGGCCTCCTTCTCTGCAAGCTAGAGAAGCCCAAAGTCTTTAGCTGCTCCTCCACAGGACATGCTGTCCTGGTTTCACTGGGCTAGCCATGGCCTGCAGGCCGTTTTGAGTCAGCCAGGAGCTTAAACTTGCGGATGTAAAAGCCAGGGCAGGTGTCCTGAGCTTgctaacagaatagaatagaatagaatagaatagaatagaatagaatagaatagaatagaatagaatagaatagaatagaattaaccaggttggaagagaccttcgagatcatcgtgtccaacctatcatctgacaccacccaatcaactaaaccatacaaccaagcatcctgtcaagcctcgccctgaacacccccagcgtcggcgaccccaccacctcctcaggcagcccattccagtgggcaatcactctctctgtgtaaaacttcctcctaacctccagcctaaacctcccctgacgcagcctgagactgtgtccccttgttctggtactgcttgcctgggagaagagaccaacatccatctgtccacaacctcccttcaggtagttgtagagagtaataaggtcacccctcagtctcctcttctccaggctaagcaaccccagctccctcagcctctcctcgtagggcttgtgttccaaacccctcaccaactttgttgctcttctctggacacgttccagcaagtcaacctccttcctaaactgaggggcccagaactggacacagtactcgaggtgcggcctaaccagtgcagtgtacaggggcagaatgacctccctgctcctgctatgAGAACATTCTGGAGAGGACAAGCATTACTGTCCATTGCCACTCTTGCaaagagggagggggctgaAGAATGGAAAGAGTACTCCAAAAATCCAGCAAAAATGAAGGCACAGCGCAAAGTCATATGCTTAGGATATAATACAGACATGGAAAATAGGAGAGTTACTTGCATGAAAGCAAAGCTTTTCTTATGCCAACTGTGACTGAAAACTCCATGGAGTCTTcaatgtgtttgtgtgtgtgtggtgaagGCAGACTTTGAGTAACCGTGTTCATTGTGCTTAGATGTGTTAACATGTATCAGTGAGTGGTCCAAAATTTCTCCATATAATGAAGCTGCTAAATATTCCATGCAGTGTGTTCCATAACTGCCTTTTCATCATTTGTAAATTCTGAGGATAACCTAATTCTTTGGA is a genomic window of Dryobates pubescens isolate bDryPub1 chromosome Z, bDryPub1.pri, whole genome shotgun sequence containing:
- the SMIM15 gene encoding small integral membrane protein 15; translation: MIDIKAWAEYIVEWAAKDPYGFLTTVILALTPLFIISAALSWKLAKMIEAREREQKKKQKRQENIAKAKRTKKD